In the Natrinema sp. CBA1119 genome, GAGGTCCGCCGGAGTCGGGCCTGAACTCGGAAGGGCGGCGCATCCGGCCGTCAGGAGAACCAGTAGCAGCGCCAGCACGGGGAGCGCGGACCGATAGTCGCTATCGCCGACGAACATGTTTACTACGTCACCTGTCGCGTCTCATTAACGCATCGGTCCGGTCAACGGCGGGAGCGGGGTATCGGCGCTCACTACTCGCCGGCACCGAAGCCGCCGGCGAAGCGCTTCGAGAGGTAGCTCAGAACGAGCAAGGCGACGACCAGGCCGGCGAGTAGGTCGGGCTGGAATCCGTACCGCATCTCGCGAACGCCGTAAGCGACGACGAGGAGCCCCATGAGCAGCGCCGTTCCGCCGGCCCAGCGAGCGACGTGTGCGGGGTCGACCGACTCGTCGTAGTTCGCGTGCAGGTCCACTCGTCCGCGAAACGCGATGAGCGAACCGAGACCGAGAATCGCGAGCCCGCAGACGACCCAGACGGCACCGCTGACGAGATTCGGTTCGACCATATCGATAGCGAACCTGCGGCCAGCGGGCGAATAAGTCCGGCGGTTACGTGCCCGCGTAGATAATCGTCGGAACCACCGTCGCATCGTCTTCCGTTCGGATATTCGTCGTTTTCGTATACAAAAGATATTTTTCTGCCGGAGCAAAACATACAGCCATGAGTACTCAGGCGACGGAAGATCGTATCCTTGAGGTTCTCGAAGAGGACGCACAGGCGTCCTACGCCGAGATCGCTGACCGGGCGAACGTCTCGAAACCCACGGTGCGGAAGTATATCAACCAACTCGAGGAGGACGGCGTCATCATCGGCTACTCGGCCGACATCGACCCGAAGAAACTCTCGAGCCAGACCATCGCGCTGGTCGGGCTCGACGTCGCGAGCGAACGCTACGTCGAGGCGACGCAGGCGATCAAAGACCTCGAGGAGGTCGAGGCGCTGTACAGCTCCAGTGGCGATCACATGCTGATGGCGGAAGTGCGCGCCGAGGATGGCGACTCGCTGGGCGAGATTATCTCCGAGGATCTGCTCGAGATAGACGGCGTCACCGCGGCGCATCCCTCGTTTCTGCAGGAACGGTTGAAGTAGGTCGCTCGACTCTCGTCTCCGCCGTCGCCGTTCGTGGGACGAACGTTTTCCCGCTGGCCGTCGTAGGACGCACGAGCGATGCCGACGTACGAACGCGAAACGACTGTCGACTCACCATTTGATGACGTTTGGGCGTTTCACTCACAGGTGTCCGGCCTCGAGGCGGTGACGCCGGACTGGCTGGATCTGCGCGTCGAGCGCGTGATCGGCCCCGACGGCGAGCCGGATCCGAACGTGCTCGAGCCCGGTTCGGAAGTCGCACTTTCACTGCGCCCGTTCGGGGCGGGGCCGCGCCAGCACTGGACGTCTGTGATCACGGACCGCGAGCGAGACGAGGGTTCGGCGTACTTCCGCGACGAGATGGTCCACGGCCCGTTCGATCGGTGGGAGCACACGCACAGCTTCTTCGCCGACGGGGATCGGACCGTCGTCCGGGACCGAGTCGACTACGAGTTGCCGTTCGGTCGCCTCGGCGATGCGGTCGGACCGGTCTCGAAGCCGGGATTCGAAGCCATGTTTCGGGCCCGCCACCGACTGGCGAAAGCGCAACTCGAGTGAGGGCCACGCTCGCAGTCACCGGAGACGATGCGGTCGGATTCGACGCCCGAACCACGCCGGCTTTGATCGGCGGTCCCGTACTGGGGGTATGACTCAACGGGACGGACTCGAGCGTCGTCGGCTGCTAGGCGCGCTCGGGGTGGGCGTGGCCGCGTGCGCCGGGGGCTGTCTCGGCGACGACGGCTCCGAAGGCGACGGGAACGATGACTCCGAGGCGCAGGTGTACGAGCCGTCGATGGAAATCGAGTTCGACGGTGACGGCCCGTTCGATTTCGACGACGGGGAGCGCTGTGCTGTCTGTGGCATGACGGCGAAGGAATACTTCGGAACCGGGCAACTCGTCCACGAAAACGGGCTGGCGGCCGTCTTCGACTCGCCGGGCTGTCTGTTCGCGTACACGGTGTCGTCGACGCCCAACTCGCCGATCGCAGCTGCCTGGACGACCGATTACGAGACCCGGGATCTCATCGACGCGACCGCGGCGCACTTCGTGCTCATCACCGACAAGGAGGCCGCCGAGGATCCGATGGGGATCGATCCGCGTCCCTACGCCGAACGCGAGGACGCCGTCGCCTTCCTGGAGGAATGGGAGGCGGAGGACCTGACGCCCGAGGAGGACATCATCGTCGGACTCGAGGAGGTCGACATGGAAACCGCGGTGATCTATCGCGAGAGCCGACTTCCCGACGAGTAACACGTTGTCCTCCCATCGCCGACCTGATCAGTGCAAAACAATCACACACTCGAGACTGTCGGCGCGAACCGCCCGGTTACTTAGTAGCGTTCCGCTCGTGATACACCCCATATCATGACACGAAGTGGCACGATTCCGGTCACCGTCGTCAGCGGCTATCTCGGCGCGGGAAAGACGACGCTGATCAATCACGTGCTGTCGAATCCGGGCGGCCGACGGGTGGCAGTGATCGTCAACGACATGGGTGAGGTGAACGTCGATGCGGAGCTGATCGCACGAGAGAACGACGACGAGGGAATCGTGGACCTCTCGAACGGCTGTATCTGCTGTCGGTTACAGGGTGATCTCCTCGAGGAAGCGGCGCAACTGGCAGAGAACCGAGCGTTCGACTACCTGCTGGTCGAGTCGTCGGGGATTAGCGAACCGATTCCCGTCGCGCAGGTGTTCACGGAGGGGACAGACGAAAGCGACGTGGACCCGACGGCCCTGTTTCGGCTGGATACGATGGTGGCCGTCCTCGACACGTACGGCTTCTGGAAGGAGTTCGACGCCGGGGCCCAGCTACCGGAGGACGCCCAACCCGAGGAGGACCGACCCCTGAGCGAGGTCCTCGTCGAGGGAGTCGAGTTCTGCGACGTCCTGCTTCTCAACAAGGCCGATATGGTTCCCGACGGCGTCCTCGAGGAGATCGAAGCGGTCGTCGAGACCCTCCAGCCGCGGGCGAAACGGCTCCAAACGACCTACTGCGAGGTGGATCCGGACGTCATTCTCGACACCGGTCGGTTCGACTTCGAGACGGCGAAGCGCTCTCAGGGGTGGAAACGTCACCTGCGCGGGGAGGGCCACGACCACGAGGCGCACGATCACGACCCGGATCAAAGCGTCGCCGAACGACACGGCGTCTCCTCGTTCGTCTTCCGGTCCGACCGACCGTTCCACCCGGAGCGACTCGCGGCCTGGCTCGAGGACTGGGACGGATCGATCGTCCGCGCCAAGGGCGTCTGTCACGTCGCGAACCGCGAGGAGGTGATCGGCGTCAGTCAGGCCGGGCCGTCGGTCAGGGCCGGTCCGATCGGCGAGTGGCGACCGGACGACGACCGTCGGACGCAACTGGTGTTCATCGGTCGAGAAATGAACGCGGAGCGAATCCGCGAGGACCTCGAGGCGTCTCTGATCGAGGGTGACGACGCGGCGGAGACGGAAGCCGCGGCCGATCCGTTCCCGCTGTAGCTGTTACCCCGTCCCTACGACTCCAGTTGGTCACTGAGTTCCGCCCATGACTCGTGAAAGCCGTGCGTCGACTGATCCGTCGGCCGGTCGGGACGGGCGTCCTGATAGATATCGTCGTACTCGAGCAGCCGCGTCCAGCCGTCGTGTAGGGAGTAGCTGCAGTACTGGCACATACGGTCGACTACGCCGGTCGTCGCCATACCAGTTTTTCCGGTCGAGCGGCCGCTCTCACTCGAGTCGATCGCAGGCGCGGAGCGAACTCCCGGCGGTAGCGAACGCGGGTGATCGTCGGTCGGACCAGAAGGATTATGCCGACGTGAGAACGCGACGGTGAGCATGAACCGACGGGGCGGTTACGTCAGTAGCGCGACCGACAGGGTCGAACGGGAGTGCGATCGCTGCGAGTGGCGCGGGGCTGCGGGATCCTATCCGGAGCTGATCAAACGGTATCAGGATCACCTTCGCGACGAACACCCGACAGCGTGGCTGCGGAGCTAACGTCGGTTTCGCCGACGGATCGAAATCCTGCCCGGCCGGAACAGCTAGGGCTCGAGCAGGACCTTGGTGACGCCTTCCTCGCGTTCGTCGAACTTCTCGTACATCTCCTGCGCGCGCTCGAGGTCGACACGGTGGGAGACGACCCAGCTGGGATCGGCTCGTCCCTCAATGATCATGTCTCGAAGCTCCCGATTGTACTCCTTGACGTTACACTGGCCGGTGCCCAGCTTCAGTCCCTTCTCGAAGAGCTTTCCGAAGTCGATGCCGAGACGGCCCTGCGCCGCCATCTCGTCGGGCGCACCTGGGTCCGACGGGACGTACAGTCCCGGGATACCGAGTTCCCCGGTCGGGCGCACGGTCTGGATGAGTTGATTGAGCACGACCGCAGGGTTTTCGCGGGCCGGATCGTACGCGTCGTCGGTCGGATCCGTCTCGGGGTCGATCGCCTGATAGCCCACCGCGTCGACGCCGTTGTCGACGCCCCCGCCGTGCAAATCTTTGATCTGTTCGACGGGATCGCTCTCCTCGAAGTTGATCGCGCGGGCATCGCAGTGGTCCTCAGCTAGCTCGAGGCGGCTCTCGACGCGGTCGACGACGTAAATCTCGGAGGCTCCCTGAATCTTCGCGCTGTAGGCGGCCATCAGGCCGACGGGGCCGGCTCCGAAGATCGCGATCGACTCGCCGGGTTTGAGGTTCGCGAGCCGGGTGCCGTGCCACCCCGTCGGGAAGATGTCCGCGAGGAGTGCGAAGGAATCCTCGTGTTCGTCACCCGCCGGTAGCTTCAGCGCGTTGAAGTCGGCGTAGGGTACCCGGAGTTTCTCGGCCTGGCCGCCCTTGTACGGTCCCATCGCGACGTATCCGTACGCACCGCCGGCGAAGCCGGGATTGACGTTGGTACAGAATCCGGTATAGCCGTTCTCACAGTTCCGACAGAACCCGCAGGCCACGTTGAACGGCATCACGACCCGGTCGCCCTCCTCGAGCGACGTGACGGCGTCGCCGGTCTCGATCACGTTCCCCATGTTCTCGTGACCGAAGACGATCCCCGGGTCGGCCGCGGTTCGTCCCTCGTACATGTGGAGGTCCGAGCCACAGATACACGTGGTCGTGATGTCGACGATGATGTCGTTTTCGTGTTCGATCTCGGGTTCGTCAACCGCTTCGACGGCCACGTCGTGCGGTCCCTGGTAGACGACGGCGTCCATTGACATTTGCTATCAAGCCCCGGTGAACGGACCACAAGCTCCGTTGTAAATGTTCGTGCGAACACTACCATTACACATAAATACAACATTATCAGAGTGTAAATGGCTACATTAAGTGGAAAGTACAGGTGAGTATACAAGATATATGAATTTTTTCATAGAGGGTGTTTATAGCGCTCTAGAGTGTGGGAGAAACCCGCATGGTAGAGACAATACACCTCGAGACAGCGACGGAGGTCATCGACGCGGCCGAACAGCGAGCCGACGAGATCGACAATCCCATGGTGATAACGGTCGCGAACTCCGAGGGAAACCTCATCGCTCAACACCGGATGGACGGCGCGTGGCTCGCGTCGGTCGACATTTCGCGGAACAAGGCCTACACGGCGGCCGCCCTGGATATGCCGACGGACGAACTGGCCGATCCGACCCGTCCGGGCGAATCGCTGTACGGCCTGCAGAACACCAACCAGGGGCGGATGGTCATCTTCGGCGGCGGCTACCCATTGCTGCGAGACGGTGACGTCGTCGGGTCGATCGGCGTGAGCGGGGGAGCGGTCGAGCAGGACATGGACGTCGCGGAATCCGGCGTCGACAGATTCGACGAACTCTCTTCGTAACGTCCCGCCACGAGTTTTCGTCCATCCGTATCTGGCCGGACTATCGCGCCGAAATCGGACAGAGCTGGCTTCGCTGGTGACGCTCCGGACCCCTAGACAGTCTCCGAGGCCACTCGATCGAGGATCCGGTACTCCCGTCAAACCGCCTCATCGCGGCCGGCGGACCACCGTTGGAGCATCGTGGCCGACTGATCACTGTTGGAGTGTTCATTCGCGGTCGCATGATGCGTTCCGAGCGGTGCGATCCGCGTCAGTTCCATCGATTTGAAACGGGACCACACCGAAGAAAAATGATCGCCGAACGGCGGAAGGGTTTCAGTCGCCGGTCGTTTCGCCGTTCCCTCCGCTGACGGTAATCTCACCGAGCGCATCGAGTTGCGATTGGTCGAGATAGATGGCCATCTCTTCTTTGGCGACGAACTCGACGCTCTGGGTCGCACCTTCGTCGGCGGTGAAGTCCGACCGGACGTACGTGTCCCACTGGTTCGTCTCACCGTTGCTTGCGATCGCGAAGTTGTGGCCGGGGAGGGGTTCGTAGTGTCTGTTTTCTCCCTCGGGCTGGTGGCGGCCGATCGCGTTCTCCCACTCGACCGCGTAGGTTTCACCCGCCTCGAGTTCGAGCGTCGGGTTCGTCTCATCGGCGATCGAGTCGGGCGATTGGCCGACCCACTGGCCCTCCTCGAGTCGCATCGAGTAGGTCTCGGTCGGCTCGCCGGGTTCGATGGGTGATAGCGTCGCGACGAACTCTCTGTCGCTGCCATCGATCGTCACCGTATCCGTGATCCGTTCGTGGCCGTAGGTCCAGATTTCGATGTCGTACTCGCCGTCCTCGAGCAGGTCGAAGCGGGCCATCGCCTGCTCGTCCGACGCCTCCTCGGGCGGGGTCGGCCGAGCGGCGATGTTCGAGAACGAGTGTCGGTCGCCGACGAGCACCTCCGCGCCGAGCGGCTCGCCGCTCTCGTCCTCGACATGGATCACCAGTTCGTGAGTCTCGTCCGGGCTGATCAGTTCGACCGGACCGCGCATCTGGGCCGGATGCGGCGCACAGAAGTACTCCTCCATCTCCTCCTGCGGGGTGAACTCGAGGGAGGTGGTCGCTCCCTGTTCGGAGACCGTCTCCGTCGACTCAAGTATCTCGCCGTCGTCGCCGACGGCGCTGCCGCTGGTGATGTTGAAGTTGTGGGTCGCGCCGTCGCCGTTCGTCCAGATGATTTCGTGCTGTTCGCCTTCGATCAATCGCAGCGTCGGGTTCGAGACGGCGTCGACGTCGTGGGGTGCGACCCCCATCCAGCCGCCGACGATCCCGAGTAACTGAAAGGTGCGGCCCTCGCCGTCGTTCTGGGTAGCGGGCAACGTGACATCGAGGTCGCGATACGCACCTGCGCGACCCGCGGTCGCCACCGCTCCGGCGATCGTCGCCGTTCCCTTCAGCACGCCGCGACGGGAAACGTCCACGCGTGAGCGTTGTTCGTTCGTCATGGTGTGTCGTGTATCAGTCGGATTCGATTGTCTGTCTGGTCAGCCGTCCATCGAGAACACGGCGAGGGTGTCGCCGCGCGGGCCCTGCCGGAGCCAGCCGCTGCCGCCGACCTGCACGGCGACGTACTGTTTCTCTTCGCCGGGGTCGTACCAGCTCATCGGCGAGGCACTGATCGGCACGTCGAACTCGTGTTCCCAGAGGCGCTCGCCGCTCTCGCCGTCGTAGGCGACGAAGGTGCCGTTCTGGGTCCCGTTGAAGACGAGTCCGGTCGCGGTCGACAGCGATCCGCCCCACATGTACCGTTCTTCCTCGCTCTCGATCCACTCGCGCCAGACGCGCTCGCCCGTCGCCGGATCGACCGCCGCGAAGGCGGTGATCGACTCGTTCCACTCGTCGGGGAACTCGCTGGCCGGATCGTCGAGGTTGCCGCCCCAGTAGGGGTTGCCCTCGCTGAACTCCTCGTAGCGCCAGTAGAGGTCCTGCGGATAGTTCTGGTGGATGACGTACACCAGCCCCGTTTCGGGGTTGTACGACGGTGGCTGCCAGTCGTTGCCGCCCGGCGCACCGGGGACGAACGGGATCCGTTCGTCCTCGCTAATGTGAGGGATCATCTCCCACATATTGATATGCTGGCAGATTTCCTCGCTACGCTCGTGGAGTTGGCCGGACTCGGCGTCCAGCATGTAAACCCAGCCGGTCTTGTCCGAGCCAGCGACGATGTCCATCGACTCGCCCTCGACGTCCACGTCGCGTACCAACACTCGCGGCGCGACCGCGTCGTAGTCCCAGACGTCGTGCGGACTGCTCTGGAACCCCCACTCCCACTCTCCGCTCTCGAGGTCCAGCGAGATGGTTCCGCAGGTGGGGAAGTTCGGTCCCGGCCGCACCGTGCCGTCGAAGTCGGGACCGGGATTCGCGACTGCTGTGTAGAGAACGCCCCTCTCCTCGTCGATCGTCGGCGTCATCCAGGTCGTCCCACAGCCGTGCTCTCGACTCGCGCCGACCCACTCGTCTTCCGGGAGCGTCTCGGTCTGCCACTGCATTTCGCCGCTCTCCGCATCGAGTGCGGCGACGAACCCGAGCACGCCGTACTCGCCGCCGGCGCTACCCGTGTACAGCGTCCCGTCACGGATCACCGGTGCCCACGTCGCTGAGTACCCCTCCTCGTGGTCGGCCGTGCTCGTGTGCCAGACCTCCTCACCGGTGTAGCGATCCAGCGCGACGACGCCCGAGTCGAGCGTCGTCATGTACACCTTGTCGCCGAGAACGGCCGCTCCGCGGTTGTTGTCGTCACAACAGAGTTCGACGCCGATCGGCGGCGCGTACGTGTAACTCCAGAGGACCTCCCCCTCGCGGGGATCGATCGCCTTCATGTGATTCGGTCCGTTGGTCTGGTACATCACCGGCGGGTCCCCCGGAACGACGATTGGCGTTCCCTCCATGCTCGAGCCCGT is a window encoding:
- the lrpA1 gene encoding HTH-type transcriptional regulator LrpA1 — its product is MSTQATEDRILEVLEEDAQASYAEIADRANVSKPTVRKYINQLEEDGVIIGYSADIDPKKLSSQTIALVGLDVASERYVEATQAIKDLEEVEALYSSSGDHMLMAEVRAEDGDSLGEIISEDLLEIDGVTAAHPSFLQERLK
- a CDS encoding SRPBCC family protein, which translates into the protein MPTYERETTVDSPFDDVWAFHSQVSGLEAVTPDWLDLRVERVIGPDGEPDPNVLEPGSEVALSLRPFGAGPRQHWTSVITDRERDEGSAYFRDEMVHGPFDRWEHTHSFFADGDRTVVRDRVDYELPFGRLGDAVGPVSKPGFEAMFRARHRLAKAQLE
- a CDS encoding nitrous oxide reductase accessory protein NosL; this translates as MTQRDGLERRRLLGALGVGVAACAGGCLGDDGSEGDGNDDSEAQVYEPSMEIEFDGDGPFDFDDGERCAVCGMTAKEYFGTGQLVHENGLAAVFDSPGCLFAYTVSSTPNSPIAAAWTTDYETRDLIDATAAHFVLITDKEAAEDPMGIDPRPYAEREDAVAFLEEWEAEDLTPEEDIIVGLEEVDMETAVIYRESRLPDE
- a CDS encoding GTP-binding protein, which translates into the protein MTRSGTIPVTVVSGYLGAGKTTLINHVLSNPGGRRVAVIVNDMGEVNVDAELIARENDDEGIVDLSNGCICCRLQGDLLEEAAQLAENRAFDYLLVESSGISEPIPVAQVFTEGTDESDVDPTALFRLDTMVAVLDTYGFWKEFDAGAQLPEDAQPEEDRPLSEVLVEGVEFCDVLLLNKADMVPDGVLEEIEAVVETLQPRAKRLQTTYCEVDPDVILDTGRFDFETAKRSQGWKRHLRGEGHDHEAHDHDPDQSVAERHGVSSFVFRSDRPFHPERLAAWLEDWDGSIVRAKGVCHVANREEVIGVSQAGPSVRAGPIGEWRPDDDRRTQLVFIGREMNAERIREDLEASLIEGDDAAETEAAADPFPL
- a CDS encoding glutathione-independent formaldehyde dehydrogenase — encoded protein: MDAVVYQGPHDVAVEAVDEPEIEHENDIIVDITTTCICGSDLHMYEGRTAADPGIVFGHENMGNVIETGDAVTSLEEGDRVVMPFNVACGFCRNCENGYTGFCTNVNPGFAGGAYGYVAMGPYKGGQAEKLRVPYADFNALKLPAGDEHEDSFALLADIFPTGWHGTRLANLKPGESIAIFGAGPVGLMAAYSAKIQGASEIYVVDRVESRLELAEDHCDARAINFEESDPVEQIKDLHGGGVDNGVDAVGYQAIDPETDPTDDAYDPARENPAVVLNQLIQTVRPTGELGIPGLYVPSDPGAPDEMAAQGRLGIDFGKLFEKGLKLGTGQCNVKEYNRELRDMIIEGRADPSWVVSHRVDLERAQEMYEKFDEREEGVTKVLLEP
- a CDS encoding heme-binding protein, which gives rise to MVETIHLETATEVIDAAEQRADEIDNPMVITVANSEGNLIAQHRMDGAWLASVDISRNKAYTAAALDMPTDELADPTRPGESLYGLQNTNQGRMVIFGGGYPLLRDGDVVGSIGVSGGAVEQDMDVAESGVDRFDELSS
- a CDS encoding plastocyanin/azurin family copper-binding protein — protein: MTNEQRSRVDVSRRGVLKGTATIAGAVATAGRAGAYRDLDVTLPATQNDGEGRTFQLLGIVGGWMGVAPHDVDAVSNPTLRLIEGEQHEIIWTNGDGATHNFNITSGSAVGDDGEILESTETVSEQGATTSLEFTPQEEMEEYFCAPHPAQMRGPVELISPDETHELVIHVEDESGEPLGAEVLVGDRHSFSNIAARPTPPEEASDEQAMARFDLLEDGEYDIEIWTYGHERITDTVTIDGSDREFVATLSPIEPGEPTETYSMRLEEGQWVGQSPDSIADETNPTLELEAGETYAVEWENAIGRHQPEGENRHYEPLPGHNFAIASNGETNQWDTYVRSDFTADEGATQSVEFVAKEEMAIYLDQSQLDALGEITVSGGNGETTGD
- a CDS encoding PQQ-binding-like beta-propeller repeat protein; amino-acid sequence: MALRNDRAVQAARDIELQEIEDGYTLVGGPEEAVTEQHDTDRIPEVDVDQEMLSNTGDDPESWLMYGGNYEQHRATPADVITPENVSDLELEYELSVGTGSSMEGTPIVVPGDPPVMYQTNGPNHMKAIDPREGEVLWSYTYAPPIGVELCCDDNNRGAAVLGDKVYMTTLDSGVVALDRYTGEEVWHTSTADHEEGYSATWAPVIRDGTLYTGSAGGEYGVLGFVAALDAESGEMQWQTETLPEDEWVGASREHGCGTTWMTPTIDEERGVLYTAVANPGPDFDGTVRPGPNFPTCGTISLDLESGEWEWGFQSSPHDVWDYDAVAPRVLVRDVDVEGESMDIVAGSDKTGWVYMLDAESGQLHERSEEICQHINMWEMIPHISEDERIPFVPGAPGGNDWQPPSYNPETGLVYVIHQNYPQDLYWRYEEFSEGNPYWGGNLDDPASEFPDEWNESITAFAAVDPATGERVWREWIESEEERYMWGGSLSTATGLVFNGTQNGTFVAYDGESGERLWEHEFDVPISASPMSWYDPGEEKQYVAVQVGGSGWLRQGPRGDTLAVFSMDG